A stretch of the Flavobacterium aquiphilum genome encodes the following:
- a CDS encoding DUF6646 family protein, giving the protein MKKIITLLFLVSFGLTNAQQAFKGKGDAKFNVGANFQDGGSGIQASADFGLGENFSYGFVATYLLGVNEFSGIYGSNVYSNEKPEFQDRFDAKFRINANLSSVIGVPQLDIYPGLSLGLRNFGGHVGARYFFTDGFGVFSELGFPIAKYNQNKDVFDHLNNQTTFSVGASFNLD; this is encoded by the coding sequence ATGAAAAAGATTATAACACTTTTGTTTTTAGTTTCTTTTGGTTTAACAAATGCACAACAAGCATTTAAAGGAAAAGGCGATGCCAAATTTAATGTTGGAGCAAACTTTCAAGACGGAGGTTCGGGAATTCAAGCTTCGGCTGATTTTGGTCTTGGTGAAAATTTCTCTTATGGATTTGTTGCTACTTATTTATTGGGAGTAAACGAGTTTTCAGGTATCTATGGAAGTAATGTCTATTCTAATGAAAAACCAGAATTTCAAGATCGTTTTGATGCAAAATTTCGAATTAATGCTAATTTAAGCAGTGTAATTGGCGTACCACAATTAGACATCTATCCAGGTCTGAGCTTAGGTTTACGTAATTTTGGTGGTCATGTTGGCGCTCGTTACTTTTTTACAGATGGTTTCGGTGTTTTTTCAGAACTTGGATTCCCAATTGCAAAATACAACCAGAATAAAGATGTATTTGATCATTTAAACAATCAAACTACTTTTAGCGTAGGTGCTTCATTTAATTTAGATTAA
- a CDS encoding metallophosphoesterase family protein: MRTLVIGDIHGGLRALHQIFERANISPKDKLIFLGDYVDGWSQSPQVIDFLIELKKTHDIICIRGNHDELLREWLEDSKENLQWHQHGGEATVLAYQKVSDETKKKHVKFLKSLQDYYLDEQNRMFIHAGFTNMNGVNFEYFPKLFYWDRTLWETALALDPNMKPDHLHYPKRFTLYKEIYIGHTPVSRIGKTVPIQKANIWNIDTSAAFKGPLTIMDVDTKKIWQSEPLPSLYPNEKGRNKI, from the coding sequence ATGAGAACATTAGTAATTGGCGACATCCACGGTGGTTTAAGAGCATTGCATCAAATTTTTGAAAGAGCAAACATAAGTCCAAAAGACAAACTCATTTTCTTGGGAGATTATGTGGACGGCTGGAGTCAATCTCCTCAGGTCATTGATTTTTTAATAGAACTGAAAAAAACACATGACATCATTTGCATCCGCGGTAATCATGATGAATTATTAAGGGAATGGCTCGAAGACAGTAAAGAGAACCTCCAATGGCACCAACATGGAGGTGAAGCGACCGTTTTGGCTTATCAAAAAGTAAGTGACGAGACCAAAAAAAAACATGTAAAATTCTTGAAGTCCCTACAAGATTACTACTTGGACGAACAAAACAGAATGTTCATCCATGCAGGTTTCACCAATATGAATGGGGTCAATTTTGAATATTTCCCTAAATTATTTTATTGGGATAGAACGCTTTGGGAAACCGCATTGGCATTGGACCCTAATATGAAACCAGATCATTTGCACTATCCTAAACGATTTACATTGTACAAAGAAATCTACATTGGTCATACTCCTGTTTCGCGCATAGGAAAAACAGTTCCTATTCAAAAAGCCAATATCTGGAACATTGATACCAGTGCCGCTTTCAAAGGACCATTGACAATTATGGATGTGGATACCAAAAAAATTTGGCAAAGCGAACCCCTTCCCAGTTTATATCCTAATGAAAAAGGCAGAAATAAAATCTAA
- a CDS encoding ATP-binding protein has protein sequence MINKRLLIKNLLAHHDENSFYDKKRQLNLHSREGKAKFLKHICALSNSNPTNNSYIVVGVEDESNQIVGDDFFDDSRIQNLVNAFLENPPKIQYENVPFPNLPKDKVIGLVTIKPNSKTSYFKKGIHTIPINTVFIRRGSNTMPNEGEVEKNHQNTETVIGIENNSRNSIEYTLDGVIDFMNFRHKDMAPKYKVFKELFVICWAGIAKKSRNKTFLSRVDIELINEQIKLFYSAQDVVEITYDDDTFTIVEYVPLGLNDRTSYYPLEQQTIRFYDNGYYKIDRKMLFEPPEYNKKMLFHIYNSNMTLLHKLEKNLKLSDREKRDLENLPHTFMICYLNGFEDAKQKLIDAKELLKPIPQVYLSFKEALRILRKMKYDVQ, from the coding sequence ATGATTAACAAGCGGCTTCTTATCAAAAATCTATTGGCTCACCATGATGAAAATAGTTTTTATGATAAAAAAAGACAGCTAAATTTGCATTCCCGAGAAGGGAAAGCCAAATTTTTAAAACACATTTGTGCCCTGTCCAATTCAAACCCTACCAACAATTCTTATATAGTGGTAGGAGTTGAAGACGAAAGCAATCAAATCGTTGGGGATGATTTTTTTGACGATAGCAGGATTCAGAACTTAGTGAATGCTTTTCTAGAAAATCCGCCCAAAATACAATATGAAAACGTCCCTTTTCCAAATTTACCCAAAGACAAAGTAATCGGGCTCGTAACCATAAAACCAAACAGTAAAACTTCCTATTTTAAAAAAGGGATCCATACTATTCCCATCAATACTGTTTTCATCAGGCGCGGCAGCAATACGATGCCAAATGAAGGTGAAGTTGAAAAAAATCATCAAAATACAGAAACAGTTATTGGCATTGAAAACAATTCAAGAAACAGCATCGAATACACACTCGATGGAGTGATTGATTTCATGAATTTTCGCCACAAAGACATGGCGCCAAAATATAAAGTCTTCAAAGAATTATTCGTTATCTGCTGGGCTGGAATCGCTAAAAAATCCAGAAACAAAACCTTTTTATCAAGAGTTGATATTGAGCTGATTAACGAGCAAATCAAATTATTTTATTCGGCTCAGGACGTTGTCGAAATCACTTATGACGATGACACTTTTACAATTGTAGAATATGTACCATTGGGTCTAAACGACAGGACAAGTTACTATCCTCTAGAACAACAAACAATCCGTTTCTATGATAATGGATATTACAAAATTGATCGGAAAATGCTTTTTGAACCGCCCGAATACAATAAAAAAATGTTGTTTCACATTTACAATTCAAACATGACCTTGCTTCATAAATTGGAAAAAAACTTGAAATTATCTGATCGTGAAAAAAGAGATTTAGAGAATTTACCCCACACTTTTATGATTTGTTATCTCAATGGTTTTGAAGATGCCAAACAAAAATTGATTGATGCCAAAGAATTATTGAAACCAATCCCACAAGTCTATCTTTCGTTTAAAGAAGCTTTGCGAATTTTGAGAAAAATGAAATATGATGTGCAATAA
- a CDS encoding DUF4382 domain-containing protein: MKNIKGYMFIVPVIILSLLCFIACDNTDSMSGNTPPTSQTSKLAIRLIDSPGDYDEVNLEVVDILIRSNSNMDDDQGWVSIGLHHEPIQYNILSLTGGANALIADTLLPSGEIGQIRLVLGNNNNVVIDGVTHHLNTPSAQQSGLKLALNQTLKPGLSYDFTLDFDADKSIVKAGNSGNYNLHPVLRVFATVSLGKIKGMVTPTGFQVKASVMVGDTEVSSFTNEMGAFEISGLPAGTYIVKLTPDPKANYAEATVPNVIVTDGITTDVGNIILVSKQ, encoded by the coding sequence ATGAAAAATATTAAAGGTTATATGTTTATTGTTCCGGTAATTATTTTGTCCCTTTTGTGTTTTATCGCTTGCGATAATACTGATTCCATGTCTGGTAATACTCCACCAACTAGTCAAACTTCAAAACTAGCGATAAGATTAATAGATTCTCCAGGAGATTATGATGAAGTGAATTTGGAGGTAGTTGATATTTTAATTAGAAGTAATTCGAATATGGATGATGATCAAGGATGGGTAAGTATTGGACTTCATCATGAGCCGATTCAATATAATATCTTGTCTTTAACCGGAGGGGCTAATGCTTTGATTGCCGATACCTTACTTCCGTCTGGTGAAATAGGTCAAATCCGATTAGTATTGGGGAATAACAATAATGTGGTGATAGATGGTGTTACACATCATTTGAATACGCCAAGTGCGCAACAATCTGGTTTGAAATTGGCTTTGAATCAAACTTTGAAACCTGGTTTGTCGTATGATTTCACACTCGATTTTGATGCAGATAAATCGATCGTCAAAGCTGGGAATTCGGGAAATTATAATCTTCATCCCGTACTTAGGGTATTTGCTACGGTTAGTTTGGGAAAAATAAAAGGAATGGTAACTCCTACAGGTTTTCAAGTGAAAGCATCGGTAATGGTTGGTGATACCGAAGTTTCTTCATTTACCAATGAAATGGGAGCTTTTGAGATTTCAGGACTTCCTGCAGGAACATACATAGTCAAACTTACTCCTGATCCTAAAGCAAATTATGCTGAGGCGACCGTTCCTAATGTTATCGTGACAGATGGAATAACGACCGATGTAGGAAATATTATTTTGGTGTCTAAGCAATAG
- a CDS encoding aldo/keto reductase, translating into MSKIPFSKIIAGTMTWGVWGKNCTTSQMIELMNTCLENGITSFDHADIYGGYTTEEAFGKAFGESQINRNQIQLISKCGIQMISEKRSNSIKHYEYSKAYIIASAEQSLKNLQTDYLDLLLLHRPSPLMQPDEIAEAVEKLKIEGKILDFGVSNFTPSQSNLIETKTKINYNQIEFSITHLEPMLDGSLDHMQANRITPMCWSPLGTVFRNDNEQSQRILKVTNELAAKYDVPNDIILLAWILKHPAGILPVCGTSDKNRLTQLMNATTIEMELQDWFMLWTASTGNNVP; encoded by the coding sequence ATGAGTAAAATTCCGTTTTCAAAAATAATAGCCGGCACGATGACTTGGGGTGTTTGGGGCAAAAATTGTACAACATCACAAATGATTGAGCTGATGAATACCTGTCTCGAAAACGGCATCACCAGCTTTGACCATGCCGATATTTATGGTGGTTATACCACTGAAGAAGCCTTTGGAAAAGCTTTTGGCGAAAGCCAAATTAACCGTAACCAAATCCAGTTGATTTCCAAATGCGGTATTCAGATGATTTCTGAAAAAAGAAGTAACTCCATCAAGCATTACGAATATTCAAAAGCGTACATTATTGCTTCGGCAGAACAATCTTTAAAAAATTTACAAACCGATTATTTGGATCTTTTGCTTTTGCACCGACCAAGCCCATTAATGCAACCTGACGAAATTGCCGAAGCGGTCGAAAAGTTAAAAATAGAAGGAAAGATTTTGGATTTTGGTGTTTCTAATTTTACGCCAAGTCAAAGCAATCTGATTGAAACAAAAACCAAAATAAACTACAACCAGATTGAATTTTCAATAACTCATTTGGAACCAATGCTAGACGGAAGTTTAGATCACATGCAAGCCAATCGAATCACTCCTATGTGCTGGTCTCCGCTTGGAACTGTCTTTAGAAATGACAATGAACAATCACAACGTATTCTAAAAGTTACAAATGAATTGGCAGCCAAATATGATGTCCCAAATGATATTATTCTTTTGGCTTGGATTTTGAAACACCCTGCCGGAATTCTACCAGTTTGCGGTACTTCGGACAAAAACAGACTTACACAATTGATGAACGCAACCACAATTGAGATGGAATTACAAGATTGGTTTATGCTTTGGACTGCAAGTACAGGAAATAATGTTCCTTAG
- a CDS encoding AAA family ATPase: MEENTTTLDIRAINEKIERESAFIDLLTMEMNKVIVGQKHMVERLLIGLLGQGHILLEGVPGLAKTLAINTLSQAIHGSFSRIQFTPDLLPADVIGTMIYNIKQNEFSIKKGPIFANFVLADEINRAPAKVQSALLEAMQEKQVTIGDSTFKLDRPFLVLATQNPIEQEGTYQLPEAQVDRFMLKTVIDYPKMEDERLVIRQNLKGSYDKVNQVVSVDQILRAQEAVREVYMDEKIEKYILDIIFATRYPEKYKLADLKPLISFGASPRGSINLATASKCYAFIKRRGYVIPEDVRAVVHDILRHRIGVTYEAEAENITSVDIINKIINEIEVP, translated from the coding sequence ATGGAAGAAAATACAACGACTTTAGACATTAGAGCAATCAATGAAAAAATAGAAAGAGAGAGTGCTTTTATTGACCTCCTTACTATGGAAATGAACAAAGTTATTGTGGGACAAAAACATATGGTCGAGCGACTGTTGATTGGATTGTTAGGGCAAGGACATATTTTGTTGGAAGGGGTTCCAGGATTGGCAAAAACTTTAGCCATTAATACCTTGTCACAAGCTATCCACGGGTCTTTTAGCAGAATCCAGTTTACGCCCGATTTATTGCCTGCCGACGTTATTGGAACCATGATTTATAATATTAAGCAAAACGAATTCTCCATCAAAAAGGGACCAATTTTTGCAAATTTCGTTCTTGCCGATGAGATTAACCGTGCTCCTGCCAAAGTACAATCGGCTTTGCTGGAAGCGATGCAGGAAAAGCAAGTAACCATCGGTGACAGCACTTTTAAATTGGATCGTCCATTTTTAGTTTTGGCAACTCAAAACCCAATTGAGCAAGAAGGAACTTACCAATTACCTGAAGCACAAGTTGACCGTTTTATGTTGAAAACGGTTATCGATTATCCAAAAATGGAAGACGAGCGTTTGGTTATCCGTCAAAACCTAAAAGGAAGTTATGATAAGGTGAACCAAGTGGTTTCAGTAGATCAAATCTTGCGTGCTCAAGAAGCGGTTCGTGAGGTTTATATGGATGAAAAAATCGAAAAATACATACTGGATATTATTTTTGCTACTCGTTATCCAGAGAAATATAAATTGGCTGATTTAAAACCTCTAATCAGTTTTGGGGCATCGCCACGTGGAAGTATTAATCTTGCCACTGCATCCAAATGTTATGCTTTTATCAAACGTCGTGGTTATGTAATTCCTGAAGATGTACGTGCTGTTGTTCATGACATTTTGCGTCATAGAATCGGGGTTACTTATGAAGCCGAAGCCGAAAATATTACATCGGTTGACATTATCAATAAAATCATTAATGAGATTGAAGTACCTTAA
- a CDS encoding DUF58 domain-containing protein: MDTKELLKRVRKIEIKTRRLSDHIFSGEYHTSFKGRGMTFSEVRQYQFGDDIRAIDWNVTARYNEAHVKVFEEERELTMMLMVDISGSESFGSKSQFKKEIVTEIAATMAFSATQNNDKIGLILFSDQIELYIPPKKGRSHVLRIIRELIEFEPKSHKTDISQALKFLSGIQKKKAIVFVISDFMSGEYEHTLKIASKKHDITGIRVYDIREQKMPNLGMVPMLDAETGETRLINTGSKTVRMNYEKFYHDNVQYFKETFSKSGAGVVNTRVDESYVTKLLGYFKSR, encoded by the coding sequence ATGGATACAAAAGAGCTTTTAAAAAGAGTACGAAAAATTGAAATTAAAACCCGAAGACTGAGCGATCATATCTTTTCGGGTGAATACCATACTTCGTTCAAAGGACGCGGAATGACTTTCAGCGAAGTGCGTCAGTATCAATTTGGTGACGATATCCGTGCTATCGATTGGAACGTAACTGCAAGATATAACGAAGCACACGTTAAAGTTTTTGAGGAAGAAAGAGAATTGACCATGATGTTAATGGTTGATATTTCAGGTTCTGAAAGTTTTGGTTCCAAGAGTCAGTTTAAGAAAGAGATTGTTACCGAAATTGCTGCTACCATGGCTTTTTCGGCTACGCAAAACAATGATAAAATTGGATTGATTTTGTTTTCGGATCAGATAGAATTGTATATTCCGCCAAAAAAAGGAAGATCACACGTGTTGCGTATTATTCGTGAATTGATAGAATTTGAACCGAAAAGCCACAAAACAGATATTTCACAAGCCTTGAAATTCTTATCTGGAATTCAAAAAAAGAAGGCCATTGTGTTTGTCATTTCCGATTTTATGTCCGGAGAGTATGAGCATACGTTGAAAATAGCTTCAAAGAAACACGATATTACCGGTATTCGAGTTTATGATATTAGAGAGCAAAAAATGCCAAATTTGGGTATGGTGCCAATGCTTGATGCCGAGACCGGAGAAACCAGATTGATTAACACAGGTTCAAAAACGGTGCGAATGAATTACGAGAAATTCTATCATGATAATGTCCAATATTTTAAAGAAACTTTCAGTAAATCGGGAGCTGGTGTTGTGAACACAAGAGTCGATGAAAGTTATGTAACCAAATTGCTAGGCTATTTTAAATCGAGATAA
- a CDS encoding four helix bundle protein, producing MNKQELENRLIDFAATVIIVAGNFKKNYAGNHLSGQIIRSGTSPALNYGEAQSAESSKDFVHKMGVCLKELRESFVCLKIVEKANLTTDLYNLSIAKTEVNELISIFVSSIKTAKANMK from the coding sequence GTGAACAAACAAGAACTGGAAAATAGATTGATAGATTTTGCAGCAACTGTAATAATTGTTGCGGGTAATTTTAAAAAAAATTATGCTGGAAATCATTTATCAGGTCAAATTATTCGTTCAGGAACATCTCCGGCTTTAAATTATGGGGAAGCTCAAAGTGCCGAAAGCAGTAAGGATTTCGTTCATAAAATGGGAGTTTGTCTAAAAGAATTAAGAGAAAGTTTTGTTTGTTTAAAAATTGTAGAGAAAGCGAATTTAACAACAGATTTATATAACTTATCAATCGCAAAAACAGAAGTTAATGAGTTAATTTCCATTTTTGTGTCAAGTATTAAAACAGCTAAAGCTAATATGAAATAA
- a CDS encoding vWA domain-containing protein, which yields MEKITFLNPEFFWLFLLIPLAIVWLVWKRNQQSATLKMSSLQGFKGSESLLTKLKPGLDVLRLLALSFLIVAMARPRTVDISNKTKTTKGIDIVVAVDVSGSMLAKDFKPNRMEALKRVASEFVDERPNDRIGLVVYASEAYTKSPVTSDKAVIQQAIASIKYDNVLQDGTGIGMGLATAINRLKDSKAKSKVIILMTDGVNNAGFIEPETASDIAQQYGIKVYTIGIGSNGMAESPYALGPNGQLIFRMMKVEIDEELMKNIARKTGGKYFRATSNDKLAQIYHEINKLETTEIEELKFYDYDEKFRPFALIAGFLLLLEIGLRNTVYKSFI from the coding sequence ATGGAAAAAATAACCTTTTTAAATCCCGAATTTTTTTGGTTGTTTCTTTTAATACCATTGGCTATTGTTTGGCTGGTTTGGAAAAGAAACCAACAATCGGCTACCCTAAAGATGAGTTCGCTTCAAGGGTTCAAAGGATCCGAATCTTTGTTGACAAAATTAAAACCAGGTTTGGACGTTTTACGATTATTGGCATTATCCTTTTTGATTGTCGCAATGGCGAGACCAAGAACGGTCGATATCAGTAATAAGACCAAAACCACAAAAGGAATTGATATTGTAGTAGCTGTCGATGTATCCGGAAGTATGCTTGCCAAGGATTTTAAACCAAACAGAATGGAAGCGTTAAAAAGAGTGGCTTCTGAATTTGTGGATGAAAGACCTAATGACAGAATCGGATTAGTTGTTTATGCTTCTGAAGCTTATACTAAATCACCAGTAACAAGTGATAAAGCGGTTATTCAACAAGCAATCGCTAGTATAAAATACGATAATGTTTTACAAGATGGGACTGGAATCGGGATGGGATTGGCAACTGCCATAAACAGACTTAAAGACAGTAAAGCCAAAAGTAAGGTGATTATCTTAATGACTGACGGTGTTAATAATGCCGGGTTTATAGAGCCGGAAACAGCTTCTGATATCGCCCAGCAATATGGAATTAAAGTATATACAATCGGTATTGGTAGCAATGGAATGGCAGAATCTCCGTATGCACTTGGACCAAATGGGCAATTGATATTCAGAATGATGAAGGTTGAGATTGATGAAGAACTGATGAAAAATATAGCCAGAAAAACAGGAGGTAAATATTTTAGAGCTACTAGCAATGATAAATTAGCTCAGATTTATCATGAAATCAATAAACTGGAAACAACCGAAATCGAAGAATTAAAGTTTTATGATTATGATGAAAAATTTAGACCTTTTGCTTTAATTGCCGGATTTTTATTATTGCTGGAAATTGGTTTGCGAAACACTGTGTACAAAAGCTTTATTTAA
- a CDS encoding VWA domain-containing protein, with amino-acid sequence MELDEQKYLYFLFILPVVAVLFLFNLYWKRKKQREFGDLEVIKRLSPERSVFKPFLKLAVLLLALLALILGLVNPKIGTKVETVKREGIDIVFAMDVSKSMLCEDVAPSRLEKSKQIVSQIINQLGNDRIGIVAYAGSAFPVLPITSDYSVAKMFLQSMGPEMVSSQGTSLDDAIKLSGTYFDDKSKTSKLMIMISDGEDHSEGAESAAEEAKKLGMKIVTIGVGTEKGGTIPLKRNGVVESYQRDNNGEIVVTKLNPNSLATIAKITGGGYVSGNNTKEVLEYIKATLDNIQKTEFEATQMADFQSQFQWFLGIGFVLLFLDIFFLERKTSWVNKLNLFNENK; translated from the coding sequence ATGGAACTAGACGAACAAAAATATTTATACTTTCTTTTTATACTGCCGGTTGTGGCGGTACTTTTTCTATTTAATTTATATTGGAAAAGAAAAAAGCAACGTGAGTTTGGAGATTTGGAAGTTATCAAAAGACTTAGTCCCGAACGTTCTGTTTTCAAACCTTTCTTGAAATTGGCAGTTTTGCTTTTGGCTTTACTTGCTTTGATTTTAGGGTTGGTAAATCCAAAAATTGGTACCAAAGTTGAGACCGTAAAAAGAGAAGGAATCGATATTGTGTTTGCGATGGACGTATCCAAAAGTATGCTTTGTGAGGATGTTGCCCCAAGCCGTTTGGAAAAAAGCAAACAAATCGTATCGCAAATTATTAATCAACTCGGGAATGACCGAATTGGAATTGTAGCTTATGCAGGTAGCGCTTTTCCGGTTTTGCCGATAACGAGTGATTATAGCGTAGCCAAGATGTTTTTACAAAGTATGGGGCCAGAAATGGTTTCGTCACAAGGAACTTCATTGGATGACGCGATAAAATTATCGGGGACTTATTTTGATGATAAAAGTAAGACCAGCAAATTGATGATTATGATTTCGGATGGAGAAGACCATTCTGAAGGAGCAGAATCAGCAGCTGAAGAAGCCAAGAAGTTAGGAATGAAAATTGTTACAATTGGCGTTGGTACTGAAAAGGGAGGAACTATTCCTTTGAAAAGAAACGGAGTTGTAGAAAGCTACCAAAGAGATAACAATGGAGAAATAGTGGTGACCAAATTGAATCCAAATAGTTTGGCTACTATTGCAAAAATTACCGGTGGCGGTTATGTAAGCGGAAACAATACCAAAGAAGTGTTGGAATATATAAAAGCAACATTGGATAATATTCAAAAAACGGAATTTGAAGCTACTCAAATGGCCGATTTTCAATCACAATTTCAATGGTTTTTAGGGATTGGTTTTGTGTTATTGTTTTTGGATATTTTCTTTTTGGAAAGAAAAACAAGTTGGGTTAACAAATTAAATTTATTTAACGAGAATAAATAA
- a CDS encoding tetratricopeptide repeat protein: MKNRIIYLLLLLLTFVANAQEKDKVLPEANEEYVAKNFVDAEANYRISHSKFPGRTVALYNLGNSIYRQNQFSESKFAYANALKSLKTRTQKHKAFHNLGNVFMKEKDYTQAVAAYKDALRNDPTDEETRYNYALAKKMLKDNPPPKDDKKKDKNKDKDKDKDKNKDKKDDKNKDKDKKDDKKDGDQNKKEDKPKNDKAQPKPKPGDMSKQRTENLLDAVNNEEKKIQDKVNANKMKGAPRKAEKDW; the protein is encoded by the coding sequence ATGAAAAATAGAATTATATACTTACTACTATTGCTTTTAACTTTTGTGGCAAATGCCCAGGAGAAAGACAAGGTTTTGCCTGAAGCAAATGAGGAATATGTAGCAAAGAATTTTGTGGATGCCGAAGCGAATTATAGAATTTCACATTCTAAATTTCCGGGCAGAACGGTGGCTTTGTACAATTTAGGGAATTCTATTTATAGACAAAATCAATTTTCGGAATCCAAATTTGCGTACGCGAATGCTTTGAAAAGTTTGAAAACAAGAACCCAAAAACACAAAGCCTTCCATAATTTAGGTAATGTTTTCATGAAAGAGAAAGATTATACGCAAGCAGTGGCAGCCTATAAAGATGCTTTGCGAAATGATCCAACAGATGAAGAAACACGTTACAACTATGCTTTGGCCAAAAAAATGCTAAAAGACAATCCTCCTCCAAAAGACGATAAGAAAAAAGACAAAAACAAGGATAAGGATAAAGACAAGGACAAAAACAAAGATAAAAAGGACGATAAGAATAAGGATAAAGATAAAAAGGACGACAAAAAAGACGGTGATCAAAATAAAAAAGAGGATAAACCTAAAAATGATAAGGCACAGCCAAAACCAAAACCAGGAGATATGTCTAAACAGCGAACCGAAAATTTATTGGATGCTGTAAATAATGAAGAAAAGAAAATACAAGACAAGGTAAATGCCAATAAAATGAAAGGCGCTCCTAGAAAAGCGGAAAAAGATTGGTAA